CGCGACGAGTGCCGGTTTCGGCTACTCCATGGTAGAAGCCCAGTCGAGAATGCAGACTGATAAGTTGATGGCCCTGATGATCATGGCCGCCCTGGTCGGATACGGAATAGACCGGGTTATCCAGCTGTTCAACAGGTCTATAACAAAATGGAGGTTTGTCCAATAATGGAATTAAGAGTTGAAAACCTTTCCAAAGTTTTTGTGATCGGCACCGTTGCCTACACAGTTCTAAAAGAACTGACCTTTTCCGTGCACGAAGGCCAGTTTGTGGCCCTGCTCGGCCCCTCCGGATGCGGCAAGACCACCCTGCTGACGATCATAGCCGGTTTTCAGGCGGCTTCGGGCGGGAGGGTCCTCGTAAACGGACGCCAGGTGACAAGACCCGGGCCTGACAGGGGCTTTGTTTTTCAGAACTACGCGCTCTTTCCCTGGATGACGGTCAGAGACAACATCCTCTTCCCCATGAAGCAGCGCAGGGTTCCCGCGCCGGAACGGGAAAGGCGCTTGAAAGAACTGCTGGCCATGGCCCAGCTTGAGGGTAAGGAGAGATTATACCCGCACCAGCTTTCCGGGGGAATGAAACAGAGGACCGCGTTCGTCCGCGCCCTGGCCGGCAGGCCGGAAGTGCTCCTGATGGATGAGCCGCTGGGCGCGGTGGACCACCAGATGAGGCAAACCCTGCAGGAAGAGCTGGAGGCGCTGTGGCTCAAAGACAAAACCACCGTAATTATGGTAACGCATGATGTCGATGAAGCCGTTTACCTCGGCGACAGGGTTATTGTCATGTCGGCCCGGGAAGGCAGGATTATAGAAGATACTCCCATTAGCCTGCCCCGGCCCAGGGACAGGAAGAGCAAGCGATACGGCAAGTACAAGGAACACCTTGCCGGTATTCTTAAAAATGATGTAGTCAGGGACCCGGATTTATTGCGGCAGGAAAGCAGGCTGTCCCTTGCTTGACCGGGTCCTGCTGAAGCTTTTCCAAACAACAAGGAGGTTTTAAGGATGAAAGTAGCCTATGTTTTCAGCTCAACCAACTCGCAAAAAATATTGAACAACATGATCCTCCCGCAACTGGAGAAAGACACGCACGGCGCCGAGGTGGCCGGTATGTTCTTTTTCATGGACAACACGTTCTTTCTTTTAGACGGCACCGAAATGGGCGACAGGCTACAGCAGCTCCAGGAAAAAACGGGCATGCTTCTCATGGCCTGCGACCAGTGCGCAATAGAGCGCGGCATTGAAAACAGCCTTATTCCCGGCGCGAGGATCGGCTGCTTTCCGCAGCTTTACAGCGCTCTGGGCGGGGCCGGGGTGGACCAGGTAATCACATTATAAGGAACCGGGTTGCAGGTTTTTCGCGCTCAGGCCCGCAGGTGCGGAAATAACGCCTTAGCAGCAAAATTAAAGTGAGGAAGGGAGATACTGGTAAAAATGTCCGCTGATTACCGTAAAATGTGGGAAAGCCTGGGGGTCGACCTGGAGGCCCATGACCGGCTGATGGGGGTTCTGCCGCCCACTTACGGCAATGTTTATCTGAGCCAGGAAAACAGGCCGGCCGGGATGGAGTATTTTGACTTTGTAATAAGCGAGGTGCACGGGCAGCGTATAGTGGAATTGCAGGAGCATAAGGCCGGGGGAGGGAAAGTGGTCGGCGCCTTTTGCGTATTTGTGCCCGAGGAGGTGGTCCGCGCCGCCGGCGGCATTTGCGTAGGGCTTTGTTCCGGAGTCGAAATCGGCAGGACGCAGGCGGAAAAAGTCCTGCCCAGGAGCATCTGCCCGCTGATAAAATCTTTTATGGGCTTTAAACTGAGCAGGGTATGCCCTTACTTCGAATCCTGCGACATGGTGGTGGGGGAGACCACCTGCGACGGCAAAAAGAAGGCGTTTGAAATTTTGAACGACTACATTCCCGTTCACGTTATGGAGATACCCCAGATGAGGCGGGACAAGGATTTTGCCCTGTGGCGCAGCGAGGTTCGGGACTTCGCGCTTGCCATGGAGGAGCTTACGGGGAATAAGATAACGCCGGAAAGCCTGCTGCGCTCCATAAAAGAAGTGAACGGAAAACGCCGGGCGCTGCTGCGCCTGTCGGAGCTGCGCAAAAACAGCCCGGCTCCCATAAGCGGCAAGGACTCCCTCCTGATCGAGCAAATTGCCATGTACGATGACGTGGAGAGATTTACCGCGCAGGTAAACGAGCTGTGCGAAGAACTGGAAACCAGGGTGAAGGAAGGCAGCGGAGTGCAGAAGCCGGGCGACATGCGCATTATCGTCAGCGGCACGCCGATGGCCGTTCCGAACTGGAAAGTGCCCCACATAATTGAGACCAGCGGGGCCGTCATTGTGGCCGAGGAGCTCTGCACCGGCCTGCGCTATTTTGAAAACACCGTGGCCGAGGACGGCGGCAGCCTCGAGCAAATGATTGACGCCATTGCCAGAAGGTACCTGGAGATAAACTGCGCCTGTTTTTCACCCAACCGGCAGAGGATGGAAAGAATTGTTCAGCTGGCCAGGGATTACAGGGCGGACGGCGTTATCCACGTCTCGCTGGCATTTTGCGATCCCTACCTGATTGAGGCGAACCGGGTGGAGAAGACGCTGAAGGAAAACGGCATACCCGTTCTCACCCTGGAAACCGATTACGGGCAGGAAGACACTGGGCAGCTTAAAACCCGCATAGAAGCATTTTTAGAAATGCTGGGCTGTGGCAAAAAAAGATAAATTGTGTTCGATAAATCAGCTTGACTGTTGGTGATGGTAGCGTTTATGTTAAAAACAAAGCCGGCTTTGCCGGAATAGGCAAAGCGGAAAATATGGCGTCTGCTAGTTGCGGGCGCCATTCTTGCAAATTAAATTTTAATTTTAATGAATAAGTTGTTTTATAAGGAGATCGAAACGATATGCCTGGACAAACCCTGAGTTCTCCCCAAAAAGCCCAAGAAGGCGTTTACCGTACCGTGTGCGGCCTGTGCAACGGCAACTGCGGCATAAGCGTTGCCGTTGAAAACGGGCGGGTTGTTCATGTCGAAGGCCGGAAGAATCATCCCGTAACCAGGGGGTACATTTGCCCGAAGGGAAGGGCGGTCAAAGAACTGCTGGAGGCGCCAGACCGGCTCCGGCGGCCGCTTAAAAAAACGGCCGGCGGCCGGTGGCAGGAAATTTCCTGGGAAGAAGCCCTGCATCTCATAGCACAAAAACTAAATGATATAAAGGCCGGGTACGGGGCGGAAGCCGTGGCGGTGCACGTCGGGCAGGCCGGGGTGAGGAAGGAGTCCACCCTTTACGCCAAAAGGTTCTGCCGGGCGTTCGGCACGCCCAATTTCTCGACTGCCGGCAGCCACTGCCACATATCGAAAATGATGGCCAACATGGTGACCTGCGGCGTGCTCCCGGTCTCCGATTACCGCAACAGCAACTGCATTGTGCTGTGGGGGTACAACCCGGCGGCGTCCTGCCCGCCCCTGCTGGACCCCATCAATGAGGCCTTAAGACGGGGCGCCGGGCTGATTGTTGTGGACCCCAGAGTTACTCCCCTGGCAAAAAGGGCCGGCTGCCATCTGCAGCTGCGTCCCGGCACGGACTGCGCCCTGGCCTTAAGCATGCTCCATGTCATTATTGAAGAAGGGCTGTACGACCGGGATTTTGTGGGCAGGTGGACCGCCGGCTTTGACCGCCTGGCAAAACACGCGGCAGGCTACCCGCCTGAAAAAGTGGCGCAGGTCACCTGGGTCCCGGCGGAAAAAATAAAAGAGGCGGCGCGCCTTTACGCTAAATCATCACCCGCCTGCATTTCAACGGGAATAGCGGTTGAGCTCAACACCAACGGCTTTCAGGCCGCCCGCGCCATTGCCATATTGCAGGCCGTTACCGGCAATCTGGATGTCCGCGGCGGCGCGCTCTTTGTACCCGAAGCAAAGCTGGCTTCGTTAAAGCTGGATGATATAGACAGGGGAAGCTTTAAGCCGGCCGTCGGCCAGGACGAATTTCCTCTTTTTTACAAATACACCAGGCAGGCGCAGGCCAACATATATACCGAGGCAATTCTTGAGGGCAAGCCGTACCCTTTGAAGGGAATGGTGATTGCCGGGAGCAACCCTGTCCTTACCTGGCCCAATGCCGGCAGAGTGAAAAGCGCCCTGGCCAGCCTCGAATTTCTTGCTGTTGTTGATCATTTCATGACCGAAACGGCCGCGCTGGCTGATGTTGTTCTCCCGGCGGCGGCTTTTCCGGGCAGGAATGAGCTCTGGAGCATTGCTCATGTTTACGGCCTGCCGGTTATCGGCCTGGCTCCGGCGGTGCTGGAGGAGGAAGGCGTTATGACCGACTGGGTGTTCTGGAAGGAGCTGGCCGGGAGGATGGGATATGATGAATATTTTCCGTTTAAAAGCGAGGAGGACGCCATCAACTTCAGGCTGGAACCGCTGGAGATGACCGTTGAAGATTTGAAACAGGAGCCGTCCGGCCATGCCTATGCCAAATGGAAGGAAAAAAAATACGAGCGCAGAGGGTTTAAAACCCCGTCGGGCAAGGTTGAGATATACTCGGAAGAGCTTGAAAAATACGGCTATGATCCCCTGCCTGTCTACAGGGAGGCCGATGCTCAGGGGAGTTCCGGCTACCCGCTGGTGCTGACGACCGGGGCCAGGACCATCGGCTACATCCATTCCCGCTTCCGCAACCTGCCGTCTTTGCGCCGGCTTTCCCCGGAGCCGCTGGTTGAGGTGCATAAAGATAAAGCCAGGGAGCTTGGAGTTGAAGAAGGGGAGACGGTGGTTGTTGAAACCTTAAACGGGAGCGTGGAAGTCAGGGTTAAAATTGTCGATCAGGCCGACCCGCGCGTAATTTTCATCCCGCACGGCTGGAGCGGGGCAAACGCCAACATTT
The window above is part of the Pelotomaculum thermopropionicum SI genome. Proteins encoded here:
- the TauC gene encoding ABC-type nitrate/sulfonate/bicarbonate transport system, periplasmic components, whose protein sequence is MVEAQSRMQTDKLMALMIMAALVGYGIDRVIQLFNRSITKWRFVQ
- the TauB gene encoding ABC-type nitrate/sulfonate/bicarbonate transport system, ATPase component; amino-acid sequence: MELRVENLSKVFVIGTVAYTVLKELTFSVHEGQFVALLGPSGCGKTTLLTIIAGFQAASGGRVLVNGRQVTRPGPDRGFVFQNYALFPWMTVRDNILFPMKQRRVPAPERERRLKELLAMAQLEGKERLYPHQLSGGMKQRTAFVRALAGRPEVLLMDEPLGAVDHQMRQTLQEELEALWLKDKTTVIMVTHDVDEAVYLGDRVIVMSAREGRIIEDTPISLPRPRDRKSKRYGKYKEHLAGILKNDVVRDPDLLRQESRLSLA
- a CDS encoding hypothetical protein (containing DsrE (COG1553), uncharacterized conserved protein involved in intracellular sulfur reduction); the encoded protein is MKVAYVFSSTNSQKILNNMILPQLEKDTHGAEVAGMFFFMDNTFFLLDGTEMGDRLQQLQEKTGMLLMACDQCAIERGIENSLIPGARIGCFPQLYSALGGAGVDQVITL
- the HgdB gene encoding benzoyl-CoA reductase/2-hydroxyglutaryl-CoA dehydratase subunit (BcrC/BadD/HgdB); this translates as MSADYRKMWESLGVDLEAHDRLMGVLPPTYGNVYLSQENRPAGMEYFDFVISEVHGQRIVELQEHKAGGGKVVGAFCVFVPEEVVRAAGGICVGLCSGVEIGRTQAEKVLPRSICPLIKSFMGFKLSRVCPYFESCDMVVGETTCDGKKKAFEILNDYIPVHVMEIPQMRRDKDFALWRSEVRDFALAMEELTGNKITPESLLRSIKEVNGKRRALLRLSELRKNSPAPISGKDSLLIEQIAMYDDVERFTAQVNELCEELETRVKEGSGVQKPGDMRIIVSGTPMAVPNWKVPHIIETSGAVIVAEELCTGLRYFENTVAEDGGSLEQMIDAIARRYLEINCACFSPNRQRMERIVQLARDYRADGVIHVSLAFCDPYLIEANRVEKTLKENGIPVLTLETDYGQEDTGQLKTRIEAFLEMLGCGKKR
- the BisC gene encoding anaerobic dehydrogenases (typically selenocysteine-containing) codes for the protein MPGQTLSSPQKAQEGVYRTVCGLCNGNCGISVAVENGRVVHVEGRKNHPVTRGYICPKGRAVKELLEAPDRLRRPLKKTAGGRWQEISWEEALHLIAQKLNDIKAGYGAEAVAVHVGQAGVRKESTLYAKRFCRAFGTPNFSTAGSHCHISKMMANMVTCGVLPVSDYRNSNCIVLWGYNPAASCPPLLDPINEALRRGAGLIVVDPRVTPLAKRAGCHLQLRPGTDCALALSMLHVIIEEGLYDRDFVGRWTAGFDRLAKHAAGYPPEKVAQVTWVPAEKIKEAARLYAKSSPACISTGIAVELNTNGFQAARAIAILQAVTGNLDVRGGALFVPEAKLASLKLDDIDRGSFKPAVGQDEFPLFYKYTRQAQANIYTEAILEGKPYPLKGMVIAGSNPVLTWPNAGRVKSALASLEFLAVVDHFMTETAALADVVLPAAAFPGRNELWSIAHVYGLPVIGLAPAVLEEEGVMTDWVFWKELAGRMGYDEYFPFKSEEDAINFRLEPLEMTVEDLKQEPSGHAYAKWKEKKYERRGFKTPSGKVEIYSEELEKYGYDPLPVYREADAQGSSGYPLVLTTGARTIGYIHSRFRNLPSLRRLSPEPLVEVHKDKARELGVEEGETVVVETLNGSVEVRVKIVDQADPRVIFIPHGWSGANANILTGNDVLDPVTGFPACRSVPARIVKIK